In Dermacentor variabilis isolate Ectoservices chromosome 1, ASM5094787v1, whole genome shotgun sequence, the genomic stretch AAACTAATAGCTAGGCCATGCCACATTGTGTGCAGTTAAATACCTACGAGTACTTTCAGGCTCGTCCAGATGAACCCTCCCACCATGAAGAGCATAAGGAGGAGAGTCCTGCTTCATCCACATCAGGTGTCCGAGTGATGGTGCGTAGATCTGCAGGACCTTCTAATTTGCAGTCATCAAAGCAGGGCAAACAAGCGAGTGTAGGTATTTCTTTTAAAacgacactaaagaaaaatattaaaacaAATACTAGGTAAGTCGTATCTTTAAAATATAAAacgagattggaatagttttacattatatgGGCCATAGTGTGGTAAACACACTCTCAATGCCATGGCAAACATTCACAATGTAGAGCCACATCAGTGCTGTGCCAATTCGCTTCAAAGAACATTGCTGCGCCATTTCCATGTCATGCCACATGCTGGAAAATGTGGCTACGGAAAAAGCAACAAGCTTTTGTTTACTCACCTCCGGCCGGCAGGCACTGAATATATATTTCTATATATACCAGTTTTCACTTTAGTGTTAAGCAAGAATGACTAATATACCATATTATATTAATAACGTTAATATGATTTACCTGCACCACTTGTTTACAAGAAGTGGGCAACGGTCATTAGTTGTGTAACATCTTCGTTTATTATTTCCCTTTACAAAAGGGGGCAAACATCGCGGGATATCAAGTTTAACCCAATTTTCATCAATTTTATTCGTCATGCAGACATTGGGCATTATTGGGTTTTACCAGGAAACAAAGTACCCTAATTATATGTTGTATATCCTCTTAACACTCATAGATATATTAAGCATAAAGAACTGAATGTAGCAGCCAGTTTGTTCAGTGGTTTGTCTAGGACATGGTCGACAACTTCTGAATTGGCTAGGCTTTTCTATTTTCAGTTTTGAGGATGCGCCGTTGacacataaaaacaaaaacatagcTCTTACTGCTCCATTTGGCAAACCAGGAACAGATGGTTGTGCAGAGGGAGTCCAAATTATCGAAGGGCATGCTGCAAGGCATCCAGAATTTTGGTTGTCCTTATTTTGGCTGTTTATAGTGGTGGTGCCATGAAGTTTTTCACATCAGTACATGCTATGCATTGAAAATCTATCAAAATTTTGTCTGCTTGAGCCTCAGACACAACTTTTTATGCATGGCTTTCTGGATAGAAGACAGCTGTTACAAAAGAATATATTTTAGATcagatgggtctaaaaattaatctgcagaaaactaaagtaatgtttaacagtctcggaagagaagagcaatttacaataggtagcgaggcactggaagtggtaagggaatacatctacttagggcaggtagtgacagcggatccggatcatgagacggaaataatcagaagaatataagaatgggctggggtgcgtttggcagacattctcagatcatgagcagcaggttgccaatatccctcaagagaaaagtgtataatagctgtgtcttaccagtactcacctatggggcagaaacctggagacttacgaaaagggttttacttaaattgaggatgatgcaacgagctatggaaagaagaatgatgggtataacgttaagggataagaaaagagcagattgggtgagggaacaaacgcgagttaatgacgtcttagttgaaatcaagaaaaagaaatgggcatgggcaggacatgtaatgaggagggaagataaccgatggtcattaagggttacagactggattctaagggaagggaagcgtagcagggggcggcagaaaattaggtgggcggaggagattaagaagtttgcaggtacgacatggccacaattagtacatgactggggttgttggagaagtatgggagaggcctttgccctgcagtgggcgtaaccaggctgatgatgatgatatttcagATCCTgcctttttctgaaaaaaaagataTGATTTAGAGCTTGCTTCTGTGGTTCTGTTTATACAGAGTTGCAAAAGTTTTGGCTCTGAATTTCAGGGGGGGGCACCTTCCCTTGTGCTGCCCCTTGTTGCCAGTCCTGCTTCACTGAAATTTGGCCAGCACTTGGGTTATTTTGATGCACATGGAGAAATATATATGCAAGGCCATGTGTCTTTCAGACTACTCAATCATGGCCCACTCATAGGCATTTTGAACAGAGCCATTTTATTGGAAAGTGTCGTACTCATTTCATTGGTGCTCTCACAGTTTCAAGTGACTTCATTTCATATGTATTATTCTATATTGAATGTTAATGCCAATTTTCATTTTCAATATTGATGATTCCACATTTTATACAATAATTTGTTAGCCAGTTCTATCTCAGTTTATCATTCCTCTCTTGCTGATAGGAATGATAAATGGTCCTTGTATACGCCACTTACAGACAGTCATGTTGTGTTGTTACGTACATTACTATGCCAATGTACAAAGAGCATATTCACTCCCATGAAGTGCTTTCATCTTGTTTTATGTAAAACATATTGCTGCCATGAGCATACTAATGTGTGCATTCTTGATGTCAGATATAGTACAGCATTTGGATGTACTACACCTGAGACCATGCAGGGCCGGGATAATTCAATGATTATATTCCAATTCCTTTCATTTCTGCCCTTCATCAGTGGTACGAGTTGAACGAGCTATATTTCACTCACCTTGGAAGATCGGCCGGTTACGAATGGCGGGTGATAAGAAAGCAGCAGAATTGGGCTGAAGGAATTTTTACATTATACTGGCCCAATTCTACTTATCCGTTGTAAAATTTTCCACCTGCCATTTGTAAAATTATTGACATTCCCCACcacatcacacacacaaaaaaaaggcaaTTTGATGTACTATGTGCTTGCCTCATGGATAAATTTGCATGGTCAGATTCCTAGGTGGCCTAGACTATAGGATGCTTACTTGTACATCTAACTTTAATTGGAAGCAAGATTTAGCACCGCACACTTAGTACTGTCAGCGGTAAAGTGCCAGCATTCTCAGGAGGAGCCAGGCCTCCTCTGAATCCACCAATGCCTTCCACCTATTTTCTGAGCTTTATGACACTCTTTTCTGCACAAAACAATGTACCATATTGCTCTGGAGAACCTTTCTCACATCTCTTGCTATAAAAAAATTGATAGGTCCACTCTGCTCTGGCATAAAGTACCAAGGTTATTGAGATGGCCACTGGCATAGGAAGTGCAGTCCTCTGACTTCTGTCATTTCTCTGCAAAGCCATTTCAATGAAAAAGCCTAAACACATTCCACTAAGACTTTAGCTTTTAATGTGTGATGAAAACGGTAATGGTATTATGATGTAACTAGAGTTGAGAATTGCAAAATATAAAGGAAAGCTTGTCTGACGTACATAAACTGATCACATTATACCCACTGTGGCTGTAGTTCAGTGGCATTCTGTTGCCGAGGTTGTAGATTTATTTACAGGCTAGAGCAACTGCACTTTGACATGGGCAGAATGGAAAAACGCTGTAGCTTTGAGTACACCATAGGTGGTCAAAACCTAGAACCCCCAAATATTGTGTACACAATACCCAGATTGTGGCTATGGGATGTTAAATCATCAATATATTTTTAAATTTAGCTTCTGAATGACTGTGCAGCTTAGTTACTTCCTTTCTTGCAGGCCAAACCCAAGGAAGGTTTGAGGCGGGCTGCAAACAACAAGGTGCGACAAAAGATCCGCCGTCATCAAGCATCCACTGCCACAGCCATCCCAAGACGTCTATTTACAATGTTGGCACATGAAGTACTTGCACGGGTTGCTGGCAAGAACTTCAAAATGCAAAAACTGGCAGTTGAAATTCTACAAAAGGAGACCGAAGCAGTAATTGTTGAAGTTATGGAAGCAAGTAACCTTATTGCTAAGAACTCAAAGCGCAAAACTCTCATGCAAAAGGACTTCATCGGTTTCCTTTCCATCTTGAAATGCTGTGGGGGCATGCAAGAAACCCTGTCGTAGAGGCATTGTTTTGTTCTTATGTTTAGGTGCAAATTGCACATTATAAAGGATTTTTGTCAAGCTAAAACATCAAAGGCTTAACAGTGTAACTTAGCTGCAAAGCACACCACTTAAAAAATGGGCAGCCTTTTTGTAGCCAAATGCCTTTGTGCCTAAGCCTCAAGGCAGAAGCATAGCATTGTGCTATTAAGCACATGATTGCAGGTTCAAGTTCCGACTACAGCAGCTGCATTCTGATGAGAGCAGAATGCAATGCTCCAGTGATGTGCtgtgggtgcacattaaagaaccctaagTGGTGGAAATCGCAATTTCTCCCAAAAAATACATAGTTAGATTTGTAGGATTCCTCAACTAACCAAAAAGCTCCTCAGCAAGTTTGGTTGCTATCTGCATGGTATAAAACAAGAAAAGGATATTTTTTCACATGATGGTGGCGCTCGCTTGTCGTTGAAAGCACTTGCGAATGCTGTTCTCAAAACATGGCCtcagagcatgagagaaactagaTGCAGAATGGATGCCCTCTTTTGAACAGCTCTTTGCACTTTTTATCCATAACAGACCTATCAAGGCTGCAGCATAACACACAGAAAAAGTGCCAGAGAAAAGTAATATTTTTGGCTGTGGCGAGCTGTGATTGAGTGTCAAAGTGTAACTGACTCAGATTGGTAGATTACGATCGAATTACAATCAGTGGTTACTCGGAGTACAATCAGCACAAAGCCCTGCTTGATGCCAGCAAGCCATCGGAGCCATGAACCCACCTTCCAGCCTttagtagcaatactgcgaaaaaAAAGCTAGTGTGTCTCTGTACAATAGGCTCAGTAAGCCAGAGCTCTTCGACCGATGTTCAAGGACATGGACATGGAATGCGAATGAATTATTGAATGCATTACTATGGAAGAGGTGCCCAAGGACGGAGTTCACATCCCTAAGAACAGGGGAGACTGCAGAAACTTTGGCTGTGCTAGAGTTCAATTAGGGTGCATGCGCCATCAAGAGAGTGCTCGAGAAGCTGGAGCTGTACTATTGAGCCCAG encodes the following:
- the LOC142590705 gene encoding uncharacterized protein LOC142590705 isoform X2 — translated: MSRSSSLSRQRPETSVSSTAADDSDHDADSWSHTESSLRRRRLSPRTCASRHPSGHKKSRRQQRNTEKNQLCKTRSPRRTSTRKARPDEPSHHEEHKEESPASSTSGVRVMAKPKEGLRRAANNKVRQKIRRHQASTATAIPRRLFTMLAHEVLARVAGKNFKMQKLAVEILQKETEAVIVEVMEASNLIAKNSKRKTLMQKDFIGFLSILKCCGGMQETLS
- the LOC142590705 gene encoding uncharacterized protein LOC142590705 isoform X1; the protein is MSRSSSLSRQRPETSVSSTAADDSDHDADSWSHTESSLRRRRLSPRTCASRHPSGHKKSRRQQRNTEKNQLCKTRSPRRTSTRKARPDEPSHHEEHKEESPASSTSGVRVMVRRSAGPSNLQSSKQGKQASAKPKEGLRRAANNKVRQKIRRHQASTATAIPRRLFTMLAHEVLARVAGKNFKMQKLAVEILQKETEAVIVEVMEASNLIAKNSKRKTLMQKDFIGFLSILKCCGGMQETLS